A region of Mesorhizobium sp. AR02 DNA encodes the following proteins:
- a CDS encoding amidase yields MTDASLHLVEATIEQLRRALDDGLVTSVELVGAYVRRIAHFDRHGISLNAVPVLNPDMFEEAAASDQRRRTGATLGPLDGIPYTAKDSYKVAGLTVAAGSPAFEHLIANEDAFTIARLRAGGAVLIGLTNMPPMANGGMQRGVYGRAESPYNADYLTAAFASGSSNGSGTATAASFCAFGLGEETWSSGRAPASNNALVAYTPSRGVISVRGNWPLVPTMDVVVPHTRSVPDMLELLDAIVADDPETRGDFWRAQPWIALPKNSEVRPQRYTDLALAGSLKGKRLGVPRMYIGRDSEADRPIETRASVLALWEQAAADLKRLGAEVVEVDFPIVFNYERDRPGARSMVERGLVPSDFADRELWDLCIWGWDDFLRANADPALPDLASVDGPKIFPQPPGTLPDRYEGGFDLAEYVERAKSGVTHFRDIPTLEGGLRGLEATRRIDFEEWLDAKGIDAVVLPAAADVGPADADINEASADLAWRNGTWVANGNLVWRHFGIPTVTVPMGTMADIGMPVGLTFAGKAYDDERLLRMAGDYERATQRRTSPPRTPELEDDVFSRRPGRGGSSTVPPLAIVLAAETRTSGDQEEITITLDLPGDAEAENASVNVHVNGEAVAMQRSGTRFTGRALVPAAEHHRFHSVWRGSYGSIVTAIVRLQDGPSAGVYLVTGGIG; encoded by the coding sequence ATGACCGATGCAAGCCTTCATCTCGTCGAAGCGACGATCGAGCAATTGCGCCGAGCGCTGGACGACGGCCTCGTCACCAGCGTCGAGCTGGTCGGTGCGTATGTGCGGCGCATCGCGCATTTCGATCGCCACGGCATCAGCCTCAACGCCGTCCCCGTGCTCAATCCTGATATGTTCGAGGAGGCCGCGGCTTCCGACCAGCGGCGGCGCACCGGTGCCACGCTCGGCCCGCTCGACGGCATCCCCTACACCGCCAAGGACAGCTACAAGGTCGCTGGCCTGACGGTCGCCGCCGGGTCGCCGGCCTTCGAACATCTCATCGCCAATGAAGACGCCTTCACCATCGCCCGGCTGCGCGCCGGCGGCGCGGTTCTGATCGGCCTCACCAACATGCCGCCCATGGCCAATGGCGGCATGCAGCGCGGCGTCTATGGCCGCGCCGAAAGCCCCTACAATGCCGACTATCTGACCGCAGCCTTTGCATCCGGTTCGTCCAACGGCTCCGGCACGGCGACAGCGGCCAGCTTCTGCGCCTTCGGCCTTGGCGAGGAAACCTGGTCGTCCGGCCGCGCGCCGGCCAGCAACAACGCGCTGGTCGCCTACACGCCGTCGCGCGGCGTCATTTCCGTGCGCGGCAACTGGCCGCTGGTGCCGACCATGGATGTCGTGGTGCCGCACACCCGCAGCGTGCCCGACATGCTTGAACTGCTCGACGCGATTGTCGCCGACGACCCGGAAACGCGAGGCGATTTCTGGCGCGCGCAGCCCTGGATCGCCCTGCCGAAAAATTCCGAGGTGCGGCCGCAACGCTATACCGATCTGGCGCTTGCCGGATCGTTGAAAGGCAAACGGCTCGGCGTGCCCCGCATGTATATCGGCCGCGACAGCGAGGCCGACCGGCCGATCGAAACCCGCGCTTCCGTGCTTGCGCTGTGGGAACAGGCGGCGGCCGATCTCAAGCGGCTGGGCGCTGAAGTGGTGGAGGTCGATTTCCCCATCGTCTTCAACTATGAGCGCGACCGCCCCGGCGCGCGCAGCATGGTGGAGCGCGGGCTGGTGCCGTCGGATTTCGCCGACCGCGAACTCTGGGATCTCTGCATCTGGGGCTGGGACGATTTCCTGCGCGCCAATGCCGATCCTGCCTTGCCCGATCTCGCCTCGGTCGACGGTCCGAAAATCTTTCCGCAACCGCCGGGCACGCTGCCCGACCGCTATGAAGGCGGCTTCGACCTGGCGGAATATGTCGAGCGGGCCAAATCCGGCGTCACACACTTCAGGGACATACCGACGCTTGAAGGGGGCCTGAGAGGGCTGGAGGCGACGAGGCGGATCGATTTCGAGGAGTGGCTGGACGCAAAAGGCATCGACGCCGTGGTGCTGCCCGCCGCCGCCGATGTCGGTCCGGCCGATGCCGACATCAACGAGGCCTCCGCCGACCTTGCCTGGCGCAACGGCACCTGGGTCGCCAACGGCAACCTGGTCTGGCGCCATTTCGGCATTCCGACTGTGACCGTGCCGATGGGCACCATGGCCGACATCGGCATGCCGGTCGGCCTCACCTTCGCCGGCAAGGCCTATGACGACGAAAGGCTGCTGCGCATGGCCGGCGACTACGAACGCGCCACGCAGCGCCGCACCAGCCCGCCGCGCACGCCGGAACTGGAGGATGATGTGTTTTCGAGGCGGCCCGGTCGTGGCGGCAGCAGCACGGTGCCACCGCTGGCAATCGTGCTTGCCGCCGAGACGCGGACTTCCGGAGATCAGGAGGAAATCACCATCACGCTCGACCTGCCCGGCGACGCAGAGGCTGAGAACGCTAGCGTCAATGTGCATGTCAACGGAGAGGCGGTGGCGATGCAGCGAAGCGGCACGCGCTTCACCGGCCGAGCGCTCGTTCCAGCCGCCGAGCATCATCGCTTCCACAGCGTCTGGCGCGGCTCGTATGGCTCGATCGTGACGGCTATTGTGCGGCTGCAAGATGGGCCTAGCGCCGGCGTCTATCTGGTAACCGGTGGGATTGGGTGA
- a CDS encoding substrate-binding domain-containing protein gives MSVFNGLKLGTGLLGAGLLATIVSAHAEDAAKVAAIVKGLDNPFFQTMQKGIEEQGKANGVNVSVQAAANMGDATGQADRLTAMAMQDFDCYLVNPISVSNLVQALVPVAQKKKPIVNIDSTIDAEQAKAAGFAVSTYIGTDNVAAGALAGEEMLKLVPKGAKVALIAGIVGDVGSNARIKGFKQAVEGKLEVVVMVSADWDREKALTAATDILAAHPDLAGFFAANDIMALGVERAVQTSGKDVKVIGLDGIVDALKSIASGELTATVAQYPYVVGAMGVEACALAAKGKELPVNVPAPVLLINKANADASLKNFPRPGGDYPDPFREMLK, from the coding sequence ATGAGCGTATTTAATGGCTTAAAGCTCGGCACAGGCCTGCTCGGCGCGGGCCTGCTGGCAACCATCGTCTCGGCCCACGCCGAGGACGCGGCGAAGGTCGCGGCCATCGTCAAAGGCCTCGACAACCCCTTCTTCCAGACCATGCAGAAAGGCATCGAGGAGCAGGGCAAGGCCAACGGCGTCAATGTCAGTGTCCAGGCAGCCGCCAATATGGGCGACGCCACCGGCCAGGCCGACCGCCTGACCGCAATGGCCATGCAGGACTTCGATTGCTATCTGGTCAACCCGATCAGCGTCTCCAACCTCGTCCAGGCGCTGGTGCCGGTGGCCCAGAAGAAGAAGCCGATCGTCAACATCGACTCGACCATCGACGCCGAACAGGCCAAGGCCGCCGGCTTCGCCGTCTCGACCTATATCGGCACCGACAATGTCGCCGCCGGTGCGCTGGCCGGCGAGGAAATGCTGAAGCTGGTGCCGAAGGGCGCCAAGGTCGCGCTGATTGCCGGTATCGTCGGCGATGTCGGCTCCAATGCCCGCATCAAGGGCTTCAAGCAGGCCGTCGAAGGCAAGCTCGAGGTGGTGGTGATGGTGAGCGCCGACTGGGATCGCGAGAAGGCGCTGACCGCCGCCACCGACATCCTCGCCGCCCATCCGGATCTCGCCGGCTTCTTCGCCGCCAACGACATCATGGCGCTCGGGGTCGAACGCGCCGTGCAGACCTCGGGCAAGGACGTCAAGGTGATCGGCCTCGACGGCATTGTCGATGCGCTGAAGTCGATTGCATCGGGCGAACTCACGGCCACTGTCGCCCAGTATCCCTATGTCGTCGGCGCCATGGGCGTCGAAGCCTGTGCATTGGCCGCCAAGGGCAAGGAACTGCCCGTCAACGTGCCCGCACCTGTGCTCCTGATCAACAAGGCCAATGCCGATGCCTCGCTGAAGAATTTTCCGCGCCCCGGCGGCGACTATCCCGATCCCTTCCGCGAGATGTTGAAGTGA
- a CDS encoding ABC transporter permease: protein MSNSTDNAPVAHSAGAAEESRTSLSALLLDPSFWADWASVVGLVGLVIVFGIAQPVFLSIANLQALLLAAAILVVLSIGQTFVVATSGIDLSLAAAVMLGAIVLGLANAAGYGIFIACVLAVLATSAIGFLNGLIITVGKIPDFVVTLGTLSAITGLGLIMSGGEPTMVGSTFLLRLASGSFGPFGYPVWVAIAAVIAAHITLYHTRFGVHLLATGGQVESAGALGIRTNRVKIAAYTISGSCAGIAAILLVARIGSAEPQINTSLLLNSVAAVVLGGVSLFGGRASILGPAIGALMLTALVNGLTLLNVSAFYQPLAVGAIVVLAALIMRYQK from the coding sequence GTGAGCAATTCCACAGACAACGCGCCCGTCGCCCATTCGGCGGGCGCGGCGGAGGAGAGCCGCACCTCCCTGTCGGCTCTCCTCCTGGATCCTTCCTTCTGGGCCGACTGGGCATCCGTCGTCGGCCTGGTCGGGCTCGTCATCGTCTTCGGCATCGCCCAGCCGGTCTTCCTCAGCATCGCCAATCTGCAGGCGCTGCTGCTGGCGGCGGCGATCCTGGTCGTGCTGTCGATCGGCCAGACCTTCGTCGTGGCGACCTCAGGTATTGACCTGTCGCTGGCGGCGGCCGTCATGCTTGGCGCCATCGTGCTTGGCTTGGCCAACGCCGCCGGCTACGGCATCTTCATCGCCTGTGTGCTCGCGGTGCTCGCCACCAGTGCCATCGGCTTCCTCAACGGCCTCATCATCACCGTTGGAAAGATCCCGGACTTCGTGGTGACGCTCGGCACGCTGTCGGCCATCACCGGGCTTGGTCTCATCATGTCGGGCGGCGAACCGACCATGGTCGGCTCCACCTTCCTGCTGCGCCTTGCCTCCGGCTCGTTCGGTCCGTTCGGCTATCCGGTCTGGGTGGCGATCGCGGCCGTCATTGCAGCGCATATCACGCTCTACCACACGCGCTTTGGTGTCCATCTGCTGGCGACCGGCGGCCAGGTCGAAAGTGCCGGCGCACTCGGCATCCGCACCAACCGCGTCAAGATCGCCGCCTACACCATTTCGGGTTCCTGCGCCGGCATCGCGGCCATTCTTCTGGTCGCCCGCATCGGTTCGGCCGAGCCGCAGATCAACACCAGCCTGCTCTTGAACTCGGTGGCGGCGGTGGTGCTGGGCGGCGTCAGCCTGTTCGGCGGCCGCGCCAGCATATTGGGCCCGGCCATCGGCGCGCTGATGCTGACAGCGCTGGTCAACGGCCTGACGCTACTCAACGTCTCGGCCTTCTACCAACCGCTCGCCGTGGGCGCCATCGTGGTGCTGGCAGCGCTGATCATGCGGTACCAGAAATGA
- a CDS encoding DNA/RNA non-specific endonuclease codes for MQIDDAVQAQKIEQDKSLAAKEAVERQKSVDQKRKSASFDAGPSKVLGTDKPERIAVRLDLINRNDPSAFERLIGKRDIVSVNFFERGLQTAKSVCRVKILGMASGPPDYATGFLATPALLVTNNHVLPDGETASRSLAEFGYELDANFVERRGRIFPFAPMEAFYTSVDLDFTIVAISPMGHDGTPITDFGVLPLIPMSGKGITGEHVSIIQHPGGGTKQVVVRENRIIALDEKKFPQISPAFIHYTADTEPGSSGAPVFNDQWDLVAIHHQAIVDRNQKGEPLNKNGKVWTEADGESAKNWIANEGIRISAIWAHLQAAAPFSADAAKIMAMLSYEPHAAYRPRPAQAATTPQKWQTIPNAREAAAFETTRFTDPAFAASLGYDAKFLGADLVVPLPKTGSGFKGTLAKNNTNDKTVFDYTHFSLAMNVERRLAIWTAVNIDGNSLKSAKSPSWRRDDRLPANQQTLAEVYGSVPGKGIQIDRGHLVRRLDPVWGPQAVADRAGADTFHYTNAAPQEHIYNSETWGNLEDFVLARADKNAQKVSVMTGPILRPDDNFYGEGLKGGPWQIPWSFWKICIFKRPDGTVSVTGFVVEQSSTISPIFEATRYNPYSVDEARVFQRPIKLIEELTNLDFGALRKMDRMGSVETTAIESSRPIRSADDIAF; via the coding sequence GTGCAGATTGACGACGCCGTGCAGGCGCAAAAGATTGAGCAGGACAAGAGCCTGGCGGCGAAAGAGGCCGTGGAACGCCAGAAGTCTGTCGATCAGAAAAGGAAAAGCGCTTCGTTCGATGCCGGACCATCGAAAGTCCTTGGCACCGACAAGCCGGAGCGCATCGCGGTAAGGCTCGATCTGATCAACCGCAACGATCCGAGCGCATTCGAGCGGCTGATCGGCAAGCGCGATATCGTCAGCGTCAATTTCTTCGAGCGCGGCCTGCAAACGGCGAAATCCGTCTGCCGCGTCAAGATCCTCGGCATGGCAAGCGGACCACCAGATTATGCCACCGGCTTTCTTGCCACGCCGGCGCTTTTGGTGACGAACAACCATGTTCTTCCCGATGGGGAAACCGCAAGCCGCAGCCTTGCCGAATTCGGCTACGAACTCGACGCGAATTTCGTCGAACGGCGCGGGCGCATCTTTCCCTTCGCGCCGATGGAAGCCTTCTATACCAGCGTCGATCTCGACTTCACCATCGTTGCCATTTCACCGATGGGCCATGATGGAACGCCGATAACCGATTTCGGCGTGCTGCCGCTGATCCCGATGAGCGGCAAAGGCATCACCGGCGAGCATGTCTCGATCATCCAGCATCCCGGCGGCGGCACCAAGCAGGTGGTGGTGCGTGAAAATCGCATCATCGCGCTCGATGAAAAGAAGTTTCCGCAGATCAGCCCTGCCTTCATCCATTATACGGCCGATACCGAACCGGGCTCATCGGGAGCGCCGGTCTTCAATGACCAATGGGATCTGGTCGCAATTCACCATCAGGCGATCGTTGACCGGAACCAGAAAGGCGAGCCCCTGAACAAGAACGGCAAGGTCTGGACCGAAGCCGATGGCGAGAGTGCCAAGAACTGGATCGCCAATGAAGGCATCCGCATCAGCGCCATATGGGCGCATCTCCAGGCCGCCGCACCGTTCAGCGCCGACGCCGCAAAGATCATGGCGATGCTCTCCTACGAGCCGCATGCGGCCTACCGGCCGCGCCCCGCCCAGGCAGCCACCACGCCGCAGAAATGGCAAACGATCCCGAATGCCCGTGAAGCCGCGGCATTTGAAACAACCCGCTTCACCGACCCGGCTTTTGCGGCTTCGCTTGGCTACGATGCGAAATTCCTTGGCGCCGACCTCGTCGTCCCGTTGCCGAAAACCGGCAGCGGTTTCAAGGGAACATTGGCAAAGAACAACACCAACGACAAAACCGTCTTCGACTACACGCATTTCAGCCTGGCCATGAATGTGGAACGCAGGCTTGCGATCTGGACGGCTGTCAACATCGACGGCAACAGTCTCAAATCGGCGAAATCACCGAGCTGGCGCCGGGATGACCGGCTTCCGGCCAATCAGCAGACATTGGCGGAAGTCTACGGCTCGGTCCCCGGAAAAGGCATCCAAATCGATCGCGGACACCTGGTGCGTCGTCTGGATCCGGTCTGGGGACCGCAGGCTGTTGCGGACCGGGCCGGCGCCGATACGTTCCACTATACGAACGCGGCTCCGCAGGAACATATCTACAACAGCGAAACCTGGGGCAATCTGGAGGACTTCGTGCTCGCCCGTGCGGACAAAAACGCACAGAAGGTGAGCGTGATGACCGGCCCGATCCTGCGGCCGGACGACAATTTCTATGGGGAAGGCTTGAAAGGCGGGCCCTGGCAAATCCCATGGTCGTTCTGGAAGATCTGCATTTTCAAACGGCCGGACGGGACCGTGTCCGTGACCGGTTTTGTCGTCGAGCAATCATCGACCATCTCGCCGATCTTCGAGGCGACCAGATACAATCCCTACAGTGTCGACGAGGCGCGCGTATTCCAGCGTCCGATCAAGCTTATCGAGGAATTGACCAACCTTGATTTTGGCGCACTGCGCAAGATGGATCGCATGGGCAGCGTCGAGACGACCGCGATCGAGTCCTCCCGCCCGATCCGCAGTGCGGACGACATTGCGTTTTGA
- a CDS encoding CaiB/BaiF CoA transferase family protein — translation MLKGTRIIEIEALGPAPFAGMLLADLGAEIIVVHRKQAPVPGLPERSLLDRGKRSIALDLSDAEDVALLMRLVATADGLIEGFRPGVMERLGLGPDACLAANPRLVYGRMTGWGQDGPLARTAGHDMNYIGVSGALWYASLPGEPPMAPPTLVGDIGGGALYLVIGMLAGIINARASGEGTVVDAAIVDGSAHMMNLLMALGQLDGLAAERGTSLLDGPHWCRVYRTSDDGFISVQCIEPKFYALFLERLGLAADPQFANQFDRNLWPQLGSRLAAIFAAKTRGEWTSLFEGSDACASPVLNPWEAALHPHMAARGSWLTMDGILQAAAAPRFSGWAQKTPAKSPARNEHGAEIRAELADPSKSR, via the coding sequence ATGCTGAAGGGGACGCGAATCATCGAGATCGAGGCGCTCGGGCCGGCGCCCTTCGCCGGCATGCTGCTCGCCGATCTCGGCGCCGAAATCATCGTCGTCCATCGCAAGCAGGCGCCCGTGCCGGGCCTGCCCGAACGCTCGCTGCTCGATCGCGGCAAGCGTTCCATCGCGCTCGACCTCAGCGATGCCGAGGACGTCGCACTGCTGATGCGCCTCGTCGCCACCGCCGATGGCCTGATCGAGGGATTCCGGCCCGGCGTCATGGAGCGACTCGGCCTCGGCCCGGATGCCTGCCTGGCGGCCAACCCTCGGCTGGTCTATGGCCGCATGACCGGCTGGGGCCAGGACGGACCGCTGGCCCGCACCGCCGGCCACGACATGAACTATATCGGCGTGTCGGGCGCGCTCTGGTACGCCTCCTTGCCGGGCGAGCCACCCATGGCGCCGCCGACGCTGGTCGGTGACATAGGCGGCGGCGCGCTCTATCTGGTGATCGGCATGCTCGCCGGCATCATCAACGCGCGCGCAAGCGGTGAAGGCACCGTGGTCGACGCGGCGATTGTCGACGGCTCGGCCCACATGATGAATCTGTTGATGGCGCTTGGCCAACTCGACGGGCTTGCCGCCGAGCGGGGCACCAGCCTTCTCGACGGGCCGCATTGGTGCCGCGTCTACCGTACATCGGATGACGGCTTCATCAGCGTCCAGTGCATCGAGCCGAAATTCTACGCACTGTTCCTCGAAAGGTTGGGACTCGCCGCCGATCCGCAATTCGCCAACCAGTTCGATCGCAATCTCTGGCCGCAGCTCGGCAGCCGGCTGGCGGCGATCTTTGCCGCAAAAACCCGCGGCGAGTGGACCAGCCTGTTCGAGGGCTCGGACGCTTGCGCCTCCCCCGTGCTCAATCCATGGGAGGCGGCACTGCATCCACACATGGCCGCGCGCGGCTCGTGGCTGACGATGGACGGCATCTTGCAGGCCGCCGCTGCTCCGCGTTTTTCCGGCTGGGCGCAAAAGACGCCGGCGAAAAGTCCGGCGCGCAACGAACATGGCGCGGAGATTCGCGCCGAGCTGGCGGATCCATCCAAAAGCCGTTGA
- a CDS encoding Gfo/Idh/MocA family protein yields MAPLRVGLVGLGEVAQSIHLPVLADQRDRWQIAGVYDVSPSLVTLITSQHATAKAFDTAEALINSPDIDVVFVLSSDDTHSRFVHAAIAADKHILLEKPACLTVREIDELLALMPTYQKTLFVGYMRRYAPAYLAAKSELPDHADITHVRIFDLISEGRHFLKKSQNVLYPRDIDPALLARGAKERDALIREVVGADAPADLMRAYRGLTALSSHHISAMRGLIGEPKGVVAAHRTNGGANTSVTFDYGHFACLYDAVVDDLGLFDAMIEVRSNTRRVRIIYDTPYIRSLPTRLEVTDAGPLGPVTKSFGPLYGDAFSNELEIFHRHIAEGTKPLTDLADSRRDLDLMAGIIEKMKESGTGA; encoded by the coding sequence GTGGCACCACTTCGTGTCGGACTTGTGGGTCTTGGAGAAGTCGCGCAGTCGATCCATTTGCCTGTTCTGGCCGACCAGCGCGACCGCTGGCAAATCGCGGGCGTGTATGACGTGTCGCCAAGCCTGGTGACGCTCATCACCTCGCAGCATGCGACGGCAAAAGCCTTCGACACCGCCGAGGCGCTGATCAATTCGCCTGATATCGATGTGGTCTTCGTGCTGTCATCCGACGACACCCACAGCCGCTTCGTGCATGCGGCGATTGCTGCCGACAAGCACATCCTGCTGGAAAAGCCCGCTTGTCTGACGGTGCGCGAGATCGACGAGCTGCTGGCGCTGATGCCGACCTACCAAAAGACCCTGTTCGTCGGCTATATGCGCCGCTACGCCCCGGCCTATCTCGCGGCCAAGAGCGAATTGCCTGACCACGCCGATATCACCCATGTCCGCATTTTCGACCTGATCTCGGAAGGCCGGCATTTCCTCAAGAAGAGCCAGAATGTCCTTTATCCCCGGGACATCGACCCTGCCTTGCTGGCGCGCGGCGCCAAGGAGCGGGACGCATTGATCCGCGAGGTCGTCGGTGCCGACGCCCCCGCCGACCTGATGCGCGCCTATCGTGGGCTGACAGCACTCTCCTCACATCACATCTCGGCGATGCGCGGGCTCATTGGCGAGCCCAAAGGCGTGGTGGCCGCGCATCGCACCAATGGCGGCGCCAACACGTCGGTCACCTTCGACTACGGTCATTTCGCCTGCCTCTACGACGCGGTGGTCGACGATCTCGGCCTGTTCGACGCCATGATCGAGGTGCGCTCCAACACCAGGCGCGTGCGCATCATCTACGACACGCCCTATATCCGCAGCCTGCCGACCCGGCTGGAGGTGACCGACGCCGGCCCGCTCGGCCCGGTGACGAAAAGCTTCGGGCCGCTCTACGGCGACGCCTTCTCCAACGAGCTGGAGATTTTCCATCGCCACATCGCCGAGGGCACCAAGCCGCTGACCGACCTCGCCGACTCGCGGCGCGACCTGGACTTGATGGCCGGGATCATCGAGAAGATGAAGGAGAGCGGCACAGGCGCCTGA
- a CDS encoding ATP-binding cassette domain-containing protein: MSAVSPSSTSDAIIACEGLSKHFGGVRAFTNVAFQARRGEVTAVIGDNGAGKSTLIRCLVGVHVPDAGSIVFDGREHPFSNPDGARKAGIETVHQNLALIDELTVAQNLFLNRELVRRIGPFAFLDRKAMKREARAMLSRLSINVPSINQRVRRLSGGQRQAISICRAVGSGAKLVVMDEPTAALGVQETANVEALIRRLREQLVSVILVSHNFDQVRRLSDQIWVMRAGKMAATVRASETTGNELVALVTGAA; the protein is encoded by the coding sequence ATGAGCGCCGTCAGTCCCTCCTCCACCTCCGACGCGATCATCGCCTGCGAAGGCCTGAGCAAGCATTTTGGCGGCGTGCGCGCCTTCACCAATGTCGCCTTCCAGGCGCGCCGCGGCGAGGTCACAGCCGTCATCGGCGACAATGGCGCCGGCAAATCGACGCTGATCCGCTGCCTGGTCGGCGTGCATGTGCCGGATGCCGGCTCGATCGTTTTCGACGGCCGCGAGCACCCCTTCTCCAACCCGGACGGCGCGCGCAAGGCCGGCATCGAAACCGTGCACCAGAACCTGGCGCTGATCGACGAGCTGACGGTGGCGCAGAACCTGTTCCTCAACCGCGAGCTCGTGCGCCGCATCGGCCCCTTCGCTTTCCTCGACCGCAAAGCGATGAAACGCGAGGCGCGCGCCATGCTGTCGCGCCTGTCGATCAACGTGCCGTCGATCAACCAGCGTGTGCGCCGCCTGTCGGGCGGCCAGCGGCAGGCGATCTCGATCTGCCGCGCCGTCGGCTCCGGCGCCAAGCTGGTGGTGATGGACGAGCCAACCGCCGCACTCGGCGTGCAGGAGACCGCCAATGTCGAGGCGTTGATCCGGCGCCTGCGCGAACAGTTGGTCTCAGTCATCCTGGTCAGCCACAATTTCGATCAGGTGCGCCGCCTGTCCGACCAGATCTGGGTGATGCGGGCGGGAAAGATGGCAGCGACCGTGCGCGCCTCGGAGACCACGGGCAACGAGCTCGTCGCGCTGGTCACCGGCGCGGCGTGA
- a CDS encoding ThuA domain-containing protein, whose product MAKKALIAWGGWEGHTPERSADIIRALLQRNGFDVTLGEGTAMLADPELLSFDLIVPVITMSTIEKAELQNLTRAVREGTGLGGFHGTMGDSFRNEPDYQFMTGGQWVAHPGNIIDYRVVITQPDDPITSGISDFAYRSEQYYMHVDPSNEVLATTTFSDAHFPGIGGVVMPVVWKRRYGSGKVFYSSLGHTADEFAVPEMALIVKRGLLWAARG is encoded by the coding sequence ATGGCGAAGAAGGCCCTGATTGCCTGGGGCGGCTGGGAAGGCCATACGCCCGAGCGCAGCGCCGATATCATCCGCGCGCTACTTCAGCGCAACGGGTTTGATGTCACGCTGGGCGAGGGCACGGCGATGCTCGCCGATCCGGAATTGCTGTCCTTCGATCTCATCGTGCCTGTCATCACGATGTCGACGATCGAGAAGGCCGAGCTGCAGAACCTGACGCGTGCAGTTCGCGAGGGAACAGGCCTCGGCGGTTTTCACGGCACGATGGGCGACAGTTTTCGCAACGAGCCCGACTATCAGTTCATGACCGGCGGCCAATGGGTCGCGCACCCCGGCAACATCATCGACTATCGTGTGGTTATCACACAACCGGACGATCCGATTACCAGTGGCATCAGTGATTTCGCCTACCGGTCGGAGCAGTATTACATGCATGTCGATCCGAGCAATGAGGTGCTGGCGACAACGACTTTCAGCGATGCGCATTTCCCCGGGATCGGTGGCGTTGTCATGCCGGTCGTCTGGAAGCGCCGGTATGGTTCGGGGAAGGTTTTTTACAGTTCGCTTGGGCACACAGCGGATGAGTTTGCGGTGCCGGAGATGGCGTTGATTGTGAAGCGCGGGTTGCTTTGGGCGGCGCGGGGGTAG
- a CDS encoding LLM class flavin-dependent oxidoreductase, with translation MKKIGFLSFGHWTPSSQSQVRSASDALLQSIDLAVAAEQLGADGAYFRVHHFARQLASPFPLLAAVGAKTSRIEIGTAVIDMRYENPLYMAEDAGAADIIAGGRLQLGISRGSPEQVIDGWRYFGYQPQEGKSDADMARHHAEVFLDTLRGEGFAQPNPRPMFPNPPGLLRLEPHSEGLRERIWWGAATNATSEWAAKLGMNLQSSTLKFDESGKPFHIQQAEQIRIYREAWKAAGHEREPRVSVSRSIFALVDDRDRAYFGRGNESRDQIGFIEENTRAIFGRSYAAEPDVLIKELVQDEAIAEADTLLLTVPNQLGVDYNAHVIEAILTHVAPALGWR, from the coding sequence ATGAAAAAAATCGGTTTCCTCTCGTTCGGGCACTGGACGCCCTCGTCGCAATCGCAAGTGCGTTCGGCTTCCGACGCGCTGCTGCAGTCCATCGATCTCGCCGTCGCGGCTGAGCAATTGGGCGCCGACGGCGCCTATTTCCGCGTGCACCATTTTGCCCGCCAGCTCGCCTCGCCATTCCCGCTGCTGGCGGCCGTCGGCGCCAAGACCAGCCGCATCGAGATCGGCACGGCGGTCATCGACATGCGCTATGAGAATCCGCTCTACATGGCCGAGGATGCGGGTGCCGCCGACATCATCGCCGGCGGCCGGCTGCAGCTTGGCATCAGCCGCGGCTCGCCCGAACAGGTGATCGATGGCTGGCGTTATTTCGGCTACCAGCCGCAGGAAGGCAAAAGCGACGCCGATATGGCGCGGCACCACGCCGAGGTTTTTCTCGACACGCTGCGCGGCGAGGGCTTTGCCCAGCCCAATCCGCGGCCGATGTTCCCCAACCCGCCCGGCCTGCTCAGGCTCGAGCCGCATTCGGAAGGCCTGCGGGAGCGCATCTGGTGGGGCGCGGCCACCAACGCCACCTCGGAATGGGCGGCCAAGCTCGGCATGAATTTGCAGAGCTCGACGCTCAAATTCGACGAGAGCGGCAAGCCTTTCCATATCCAGCAGGCCGAACAGATCCGGATCTATCGCGAGGCCTGGAAGGCGGCCGGGCACGAGCGCGAGCCGCGCGTTTCGGTCAGCCGCAGCATCTTCGCGCTGGTCGACGACCGCGACCGCGCCTATTTCGGCCGTGGCAATGAGAGCCGCGACCAGATTGGCTTCATTGAGGAAAATACCAGGGCGATCTTCGGCCGCAGCTACGCCGCCGAGCCGGACGTGCTGATCAAGGAATTGGTGCAGGACGAGGCGATCGCCGAGGCCGACACGCTGCTGCTCACCGTGCCCAACCAGCTCGGCGTCGACTACAACGCCCATGTCATCGAGGCGATCCTAACCCATGTCGCGCCGGCGCTAGGCTGGCGCTGA